One segment of Desulfosudis oleivorans Hxd3 DNA contains the following:
- a CDS encoding golvesin C-terminal-like domain-containing protein, whose translation MRLKKILFMLALSGLMAITAHANTPGDTVPGLVNIVWDGSGSMVWTIATDETFYWIDSEPYAYVFPETEYYYDGSSYGRPLPADNRNHWQPQCSFFNYMYYNPEVNYTPWPRWTTLEGHAGEFENFQADINTPLQHPIDISQGVFDLNDNFFSWDLVLPDGLEPEDVEVVVDNSDIPSITVDDMDAGFLSDPAIGSWIRYENPDYIGNDYYTIRYSGKPTTATWQTDITNSGEYEVLISVPFGINRTREANYTVFHDNGSNEQAISQRADTHQEWISLGSYNFTDTAKIMVISSQAFTHLAVDAVMLVPKFDTSANLPVAFSSTGPWQTVSSSQAYPDATGNSHCLVTAETGTPCSATWQANNLDPSITYDVYARWVEGSDRSTAVEYNIDHIDGSQAVTVNQRLNGGAWCLLASGLGFGCTGTVTLSHTPTDLASDSACADAVLFVKSGLRLTGDTIFAHYFIQKSPDDVFLIDLNGGIAYFRALLAPDGKTVEALTQITEEEAGAEGLVTGRTYLEERQNFANWYQFYRRRYFTGIATLGQMINDWSNVFLRITSFPPDNFFRRISPVDVTIRNTDGELTHYNEKDDILYDLYTMMHPWGGTFLREGLYQAGQFFELGRSDFWPEDRWENLPPGAFQVYSSPDYYPFFTPENGGAYQQAFTVVMTDGLWNGTLRYPVGNVDGGWMYNPPFTGGVFGDDYSDTAADVAMYFYCRDLRPILNDIVPPGDFDFAPHQHMVTYAVALGVRGAHFSEAYRQMTEPYLRYGAEPPSWIGWPQIVPDTNSTIDDLWHATINGRGSFFSAMDVNNLAAAMAAIRQDITQRLEIPSTPANLINWNGNLVADFGDNGLWYHNGSNWNWMTNRGHVNQMVVWDGKLVVDFGADHGMHYYDGSWHWMTNKDGVAMMTVWGNKLVVDFGNGRSVYNYDGAWHWMSNKDDVADMTVWNNKLVVDFGGGRSVYNYDGAWHWMSNKDDVADMTVWNNKLVVDFGGGRGMFNNDGTWHWMTNKDDVAMMTVWGNKLVVDFGNGRSVYNYDGSWHWMTNKDDVAKMVTWKDGADKLAVDFGSGRGMFYYDGVWHWMSNKDDITDMIAWGTCLAVDFGSGRGMYNYDGAWHWMKNWSTAD comes from the coding sequence ATGCGGCTGAAAAAAATACTCTTTATGCTGGCATTGTCTGGCCTGATGGCAATAACTGCTCATGCAAACACACCAGGCGATACGGTTCCCGGCCTGGTTAACATTGTCTGGGACGGCTCCGGCAGCATGGTCTGGACAATTGCTACTGACGAAACTTTTTATTGGATCGACTCAGAACCGTATGCGTATGTTTTTCCGGAAACCGAATACTATTATGATGGTTCAAGCTATGGCCGGCCTTTGCCTGCCGACAACCGAAACCACTGGCAACCCCAGTGTTCTTTCTTTAATTACATGTATTACAATCCCGAAGTAAACTACACACCCTGGCCCAGATGGACCACACTGGAGGGTCATGCCGGAGAATTTGAAAATTTCCAGGCTGATATAAACACACCACTTCAACATCCCATCGACATTTCACAAGGTGTCTTTGACCTGAACGACAATTTTTTTTCCTGGGATTTAGTACTGCCGGACGGCTTGGAACCGGAAGACGTGGAGGTTGTTGTCGATAATTCAGACATTCCCTCCATTACAGTGGATGACATGGATGCAGGTTTTTTATCAGACCCGGCTATCGGTTCCTGGATACGATATGAAAATCCGGATTATATAGGAAATGATTACTATACCATACGATATAGTGGAAAACCGACAACTGCGACCTGGCAGACGGATATAACAAACAGCGGTGAATATGAGGTCCTGATTAGTGTCCCCTTTGGAATAAACCGGACTCGAGAAGCCAATTACACTGTTTTTCACGACAACGGTTCAAATGAGCAAGCAATCAGCCAGCGGGCCGATACCCATCAGGAGTGGATATCCTTGGGTAGTTATAATTTTACTGATACAGCAAAAATTATGGTAATAAGCAGTCAAGCTTTCACTCACCTGGCTGTAGATGCTGTCATGCTTGTTCCAAAATTTGACACATCCGCCAACTTGCCTGTCGCTTTTTCCTCAACCGGGCCATGGCAGACAGTCAGCAGCAGCCAGGCCTACCCTGACGCAACTGGAAATAGCCACTGTCTTGTTACCGCGGAGACCGGCACCCCCTGTTCCGCCACATGGCAGGCCAACAACCTGGATCCTTCCATAACCTATGATGTCTATGCCCGTTGGGTGGAAGGCAGCGACCGCTCAACCGCTGTTGAATACAATATTGATCATATAGACGGCAGCCAGGCTGTAACAGTAAACCAGCGCCTCAATGGCGGCGCATGGTGCCTCCTGGCTTCCGGCCTGGGCTTTGGCTGCACCGGTACAGTCACCTTGTCCCATACCCCCACGGATTTGGCATCAGACAGTGCCTGCGCCGACGCAGTCTTATTTGTTAAATCCGGGCTGCGGTTGACAGGAGATACAATCTTTGCCCATTATTTTATTCAAAAATCCCCCGACGATGTCTTTCTGATCGATCTTAACGGCGGGATCGCCTACTTCAGGGCACTGCTCGCGCCAGATGGCAAAACCGTCGAGGCACTGACCCAGATTACGGAAGAAGAAGCCGGCGCGGAAGGGCTTGTCACCGGCCGCACCTACCTGGAGGAACGACAAAATTTTGCCAACTGGTATCAATTTTACCGCAGGCGTTATTTCACCGGTATCGCGACCCTTGGACAGATGATAAATGACTGGTCTAATGTTTTTCTGCGTATCACCTCGTTTCCGCCTGATAATTTTTTCAGAAGAATCTCTCCTGTTGATGTAACGATCCGCAATACCGATGGGGAACTGACCCACTACAACGAAAAAGACGACATCCTTTATGATTTATACACAATGATGCACCCCTGGGGCGGGACCTTTCTGCGCGAAGGGCTGTACCAGGCCGGCCAGTTTTTCGAACTGGGCCGAAGTGACTTCTGGCCTGAGGACAGATGGGAGAACCTGCCGCCCGGGGCGTTCCAGGTATATTCCAGCCCGGATTACTACCCGTTTTTTACCCCGGAAAACGGTGGTGCGTATCAGCAGGCATTCACCGTTGTAATGACCGACGGCCTGTGGAACGGCACATTGAGATATCCGGTGGGCAATGTCGACGGGGGTTGGATGTACAACCCGCCTTTCACCGGCGGCGTTTTCGGTGACGACTACTCTGACACTGCCGCGGATGTAGCCATGTACTTTTATTGTCGGGACCTGCGCCCGATTCTAAATGATATTGTGCCGCCAGGTGACTTTGATTTCGCCCCCCATCAACACATGGTGACATACGCTGTTGCACTAGGCGTTCGTGGGGCACACTTCAGCGAAGCGTATCGTCAGATGACCGAACCCTATCTGAGATATGGCGCGGAGCCCCCATCCTGGATCGGCTGGCCTCAGATCGTGCCTGATACAAACAGCACTATTGATGATCTCTGGCATGCTACCATAAATGGCCGGGGGTCGTTTTTTTCAGCCATGGATGTAAATAATTTGGCTGCTGCCATGGCCGCAATACGGCAGGATATCACGCAGCGACTGGAAATTCCTTCCACCCCCGCCAATCTGATCAACTGGAACGGCAACCTGGTGGCCGACTTCGGCGACAACGGCCTGTGGTACCACAACGGCAGCAACTGGAACTGGATGACCAACCGGGGCCATGTCAACCAGATGGTAGTGTGGGACGGCAAACTGGTTGTGGATTTCGGGGCTGACCACGGCATGCACTACTATGATGGTTCGTGGCACTGGATGACCAACAAGGATGGTGTGGCCATGATGACCGTTTGGGGCAACAAGCTGGTTGTCGATTTCGGCAACGGTCGGAGTGTCTACAACTATGACGGTGCATGGCACTGGATGTCCAACAAGGATGACGTGGCCGACATGACCGTTTGGAACAACAAACTGGTTGTTGATTTCGGCGGCGGTCGGAGTGTCTACAACTATGACGGTGCATGGCACTGGATGTCCAACAAGGATGACGTGGCCGACATGACCGTTTGGAACAACAAACTGGTTGTTGATTTCGGCGGCGGTCGTGGAATGTTCAACAACGACGGCACCTGGCACTGGATGACCAACAAGGATGATGTGGCCATGATGACCGTTTGGGGCAACAAGCTGGTTGTCGATTTTGGCAACGGTCGAAGCGTCTACAACTACGACGGCTCATGGCACTGGATGACCAACAAAGATGACGTGGCGAAAATGGTGACCTGGAAGGACGGTGCCGACAAACTGGCCGTAGACTTCGGCTCAGGCCGGGGGATGTTCTATTATGACGGTGTATGGCACTGGATGTCCAACAAGGACGATATTACGGATATGATCGCCTGGGGCACCTGCCTGGCCGTGGATTTTGGCTCAGGCCGGGGGATGTACAACTACGACGGTGCCTGGCACTGGATGAAAAACTGGAGCACGGCGGATTAA
- a CDS encoding choice-of-anchor Q domain-containing protein, with protein MTGSPCIDTGDNNANAEPFDLDGNARIQNNIIDMGAYEVAGSLPYPNMINWNGNLVADFGDNGLWYHNGTSWNWMTNRGHVNQMVVWDGKLVVDFGSDYGMHYYDGTGWNWMSNKGDVAKMIAWNNGATEKLVVDFGGGRRIYTYNGAWSWFNNKDDINGMLVWDNRLVVDFGKGRGVYNNNGAWNWMTNKDDVATAVVWDNGSTERLVVDFGGGRRVYTYNGAWSWLTNKDDVNDMAVWNNKLVVDFGNGRRIYTYDGAWCWISNKDDVAKMAAWNDGADKLAVDFGAGRGMYYYDGSWHWMKNASDVPEMTAWGNRLAVDFGPGTGVYNYDGSWNFMKTWSTAD; from the coding sequence ATGACTGGATCACCCTGCATTGATACCGGTGACAACAACGCCAACGCCGAACCATTTGACCTTGATGGCAATGCCCGCATTCAGAACAACATCATTGACATGGGGGCCTACGAAGTCGCGGGGTCCCTGCCCTACCCCAACATGATCAACTGGAACGGCAACCTGGTGGCCGACTTCGGCGACAATGGCCTGTGGTACCACAACGGCACATCCTGGAACTGGATGACCAATCGGGGCCATGTTAATCAGATGGTGGTGTGGGACGGCAAGCTGGTGGTGGACTTCGGTTCCGATTACGGTATGCACTACTATGACGGCACCGGCTGGAACTGGATGTCCAACAAAGGCGATGTGGCAAAAATGATCGCCTGGAACAATGGCGCAACAGAAAAGCTGGTGGTTGACTTCGGCGGGGGCCGCCGTATCTACACCTACAACGGAGCCTGGAGCTGGTTTAACAACAAGGACGACATCAACGGCATGCTCGTCTGGGACAACAGGCTGGTCGTCGATTTCGGCAAGGGCCGGGGCGTTTACAACAACAACGGCGCCTGGAACTGGATGACCAACAAGGATGACGTGGCCACGGCAGTGGTCTGGGACAACGGGTCCACCGAACGACTGGTGGTGGATTTTGGCGGGGGCCGCCGGGTGTACACCTACAACGGCGCATGGAGCTGGCTCACCAACAAGGATGATGTCAACGACATGGCCGTGTGGAACAACAAGCTGGTGGTCGACTTTGGCAACGGCCGCCGCATATACACCTATGACGGGGCCTGGTGCTGGATTTCCAATAAAGACGATGTAGCGAAAATGGCGGCCTGGAACGACGGCGCCGACAAGCTGGCCGTGGACTTCGGCGCCGGCCGGGGCATGTACTACTATGACGGGTCCTGGCACTGGATGAAGAACGCCAGCGACGTGCCGGAGATGACAGCCTGGGGCAACCGCCTGGCCGTGGACTTCGGACCGGGAACAGGTGTTTACAACTATGACGGTTCCTGGAACTTTATGAAAACCTGGAGCACGGCGGATTAG
- a CDS encoding GEVED domain-containing protein, protein MRTKKTAKLLSVLALLGLMVFWQCAIPQQAVAEEIGEIDFGDAPDPTYPTRMASNGAGHIIVPSYFMGAGIDGEPDGQPDPNAMGDDNDGNDDEDGVIFNAALTPCAQIPVTIIASAPGFIDAWIDFNIDGDWADAGEQIFTSHPVVAGVNPLNFSVPCNSTLGQTFARFRFSSTGGLSYTGLAMDGEVEDYAVWLEESLEEYLDCGDAPDPSYPTLLANNGACHIIVPQYYLGNSIDNEPDGQPDPNALGDDNNNLDDEDGVAIPSVLTLGMQAPLIVTASAPGFIDAWIDFNADGDWADAGEQIFVSQPVVAGANILNVTPPTNAVPGKTFARFRFSSTGGLSYTGLATDGEVEDYAVRIERGIGLNLIEWNGNLVADFGKNGLWYHNGTSWNWMTNKGYVGQMAVWGGNLVVDFGAGHGLQYYNGTSWTWMSNKGGVNAMTTWHDGSTERLVVDFGGGRRVYTYNGAWSWLSNKDDVNAMNVWNNKLVVDFGAGRGVYNYDTSWHWMSNKDDIALWTLWNNGSTEPLVVDFGGGRRVYTYNGAWSWLTNKDDVNDMAVWNNRLVIDFGAGRGLYNNNGTWNWMSNKDDTAHMVPWNNGTGDQLAVDFGNGRNMYNYNGAWNWIKNANNVPEMVAWNNCLAADFGSGVGIYNYNGAWNFMKSWSTAD, encoded by the coding sequence ATGCGAACAAAAAAAACAGCAAAATTGTTGTCGGTATTGGCCCTGCTGGGGCTGATGGTGTTTTGGCAATGTGCCATTCCACAGCAGGCCGTCGCCGAAGAGATTGGAGAAATTGATTTTGGTGACGCACCGGATCCGACATACCCTACACGGATGGCCAGTAATGGAGCCGGTCACATCATTGTGCCGTCGTACTTTATGGGTGCCGGCATAGACGGTGAACCGGACGGGCAACCGGATCCCAATGCCATGGGAGATGATAATGACGGGAATGACGATGAAGATGGTGTGATTTTCAACGCCGCTCTCACGCCCTGCGCCCAGATTCCGGTAACCATCATCGCATCGGCGCCGGGTTTCATCGACGCATGGATCGACTTCAATATAGACGGCGACTGGGCAGACGCCGGGGAACAGATATTTACGAGCCATCCGGTGGTGGCCGGTGTAAATCCCTTAAACTTCTCCGTCCCCTGCAATTCGACTTTAGGGCAAACCTTTGCCCGGTTCCGGTTCAGCTCCACCGGCGGATTGTCATACACAGGCCTTGCCATGGATGGTGAGGTGGAGGACTACGCGGTATGGCTTGAAGAGTCACTGGAAGAGTATCTTGATTGCGGTGATGCCCCCGACCCTTCCTATCCGACACTGCTTGCCAATAACGGCGCGTGTCATATCATTGTGCCGCAATACTATCTTGGCAACTCCATAGACAACGAACCTGATGGACAGCCCGATCCCAACGCCCTGGGAGATGACAACAACAATCTTGACGATGAAGACGGAGTGGCCATTCCCAGCGTTCTGACACTTGGAATGCAAGCCCCCCTGATTGTCACGGCATCGGCACCCGGTTTTATTGATGCATGGATTGATTTCAACGCCGACGGCGACTGGGCAGATGCCGGAGAGCAGATATTCGTGAGCCAGCCTGTAGTGGCCGGGGCCAACATCCTGAACGTTACTCCCCCCACGAATGCAGTCCCAGGCAAAACCTTTGCCCGGTTCCGGTTCAGCTCCACCGGCGGATTGTCATACACAGGTCTTGCCACGGATGGCGAGGTGGAGGACTATGCGGTACGCATTGAAAGAGGGATCGGTCTCAACCTGATAGAATGGAACGGCAACCTGGTGGCCGATTTTGGGAAAAATGGCCTGTGGTACCACAACGGTACAAGTTGGAACTGGATGACCAACAAGGGTTATGTGGGGCAGATGGCAGTCTGGGGCGGTAACCTGGTGGTGGATTTCGGCGCCGGTCACGGCTTGCAGTACTATAATGGCACTTCCTGGACCTGGATGAGCAACAAAGGCGGCGTGAATGCCATGACCACCTGGCACGACGGCTCAACAGAAAGGCTGGTGGTGGACTTTGGCGGAGGACGGCGGGTCTACACCTACAATGGTGCATGGAGCTGGCTGTCCAACAAGGACGACGTCAACGCCATGAATGTCTGGAACAACAAGCTGGTGGTCGATTTTGGGGCCGGCCGGGGTGTGTATAATTACGACACCTCCTGGCACTGGATGTCCAACAAGGACGACATTGCGCTGTGGACCCTGTGGAACAACGGCTCCACCGAGCCCCTGGTGGTGGACTTTGGCGGAGGCCGACGGGTGTACACCTATAACGGCGCATGGAGCTGGCTCACCAACAAGGACGATGTCAATGACATGGCCGTGTGGAACAACAGGCTGGTGATTGATTTTGGCGCCGGCCGCGGCCTCTATAACAACAACGGTACCTGGAACTGGATGTCGAACAAGGATGACACGGCGCACATGGTGCCCTGGAACAACGGCACCGGTGATCAGTTGGCCGTGGATTTTGGCAATGGCCGGAATATGTACAACTATAACGGTGCCTGGAACTGGATCAAAAACGCCAACAACGTGCCGGAAATGGTGGCCTGGAACAATTGCCTGGCCGCGGACTTCGGCTCCGGCGTGGGCATCTACAATTACAACGGTGCCTGGAACTTCATGAAATCCTGGAGTACGGCGGACTGA
- a CDS encoding MSCRAMM family protein → MKKRNFNFIKALAMASTLLFMLVATASPLLAAITISGTVTDSGATPAPIANAYVGLYTDCQSYYDGTMTDTNGDYSFTDIPDGTYFVAVTDNPDPCLQNYVAEFWNDTDMEPHTCDNTTPVSTTRADVDFSLQPGYQISGTVYAPNGTTPLEDVFLVLHFGDACDGYWLTGMLTDQSGQYCFTVPAGGPYFVSAQPQGIDYAPAWYCSWAEPGLFGEFCCENAESINIIDADVSGADFYLADGGSISGVIKDSAGNPIANVPVNIGSDGLEIGWNSIQTGPDGSFQFTGLAPGIWYVHSQPDVSSGYAQLVRDYYLESVGEDRNIGTLTLEDGALITGTFTDPTGTPIPDIEFEWGGKFEGGEAETETGYFEIRLPLGTHSLTVEHDQDDGVYCMLPVQITVADTSVPQSLGDVTLYDPATGATITGTVTDNGLYYEGELQVVAFAHGQEFTPDKAGGAVPLGFGMPDESGNYTLLAPPSATIDLYLVTGWESECEGAESVVVVDSLTNIATPTAGQVLTGQNLAYTNEGGYINAIIADRNDPMASICRANAILYSQPGDVFAGFAMSNGWGDFSFSNVPAGEYRIAVTHPDYPDEITWSPVFTLNVSDWLWFGQPPLYLGEETAPNLMGWGHNLVADFGDRGLWFHDGTQWNWMTNRGHVGQMAVWDGKLVVDFGPDYGLHCYDGTSWTWMSNKGGVNFMTVWNNGSTEKLVVDFGGGRRIYTYNGTWSWFNNKDDVNGMLVWDNKLVVDFGAGRGVYNYDTSWHWMSNKDDVATAVVWDNGSTERLVVDFGGGRRVYTYNGTWSWLSNKDDVNAMEVWNGKLVVDFGSGRSMYNYDTSWHWMTNKDDVAQMVTWNDGVEDKLAVDFGGGRGMSYYDGAWNWMKNASDVSEMIAYEGTLWSDLLAVDFGPGTGVYYYDDSWNFMKSWSTAD, encoded by the coding sequence ATGAAAAAAAGAAACTTTAACTTTATCAAGGCGCTTGCCATGGCATCCACGCTGCTTTTCATGCTGGTGGCCACGGCATCTCCTCTGCTGGCGGCGATCACGATCAGCGGCACCGTCACCGACAGTGGAGCCACTCCTGCTCCGATTGCAAACGCGTATGTCGGCTTATACACTGACTGTCAGAGCTACTATGACGGGACCATGACCGACACCAATGGCGATTACAGTTTTACGGACATACCAGACGGCACCTATTTTGTTGCCGTCACCGACAATCCTGATCCCTGCTTGCAAAATTATGTGGCTGAATTCTGGAACGACACAGACATGGAGCCCCATACCTGCGATAACACTACACCGGTCAGCACCACCAGGGCGGATGTGGATTTTTCCCTTCAACCGGGCTATCAGATTTCAGGCACCGTTTATGCGCCGAATGGCACCACCCCGTTAGAAGATGTTTTTCTGGTTTTGCATTTCGGTGATGCCTGCGATGGTTATTGGCTTACAGGCATGTTAACAGATCAATCCGGCCAGTACTGCTTTACGGTCCCGGCCGGTGGTCCCTATTTTGTTTCAGCACAGCCACAAGGCATTGACTATGCCCCGGCATGGTACTGCTCCTGGGCTGAACCGGGTCTCTTCGGCGAATTCTGTTGCGAAAATGCGGAATCGATAAACATTATTGACGCGGATGTTTCGGGGGCTGATTTTTACCTGGCGGATGGCGGTTCGATTTCCGGTGTGATCAAGGACAGCGCCGGCAACCCCATTGCCAATGTTCCAGTAAACATCGGCAGTGATGGCCTGGAAATAGGTTGGAATTCGATTCAGACCGGCCCGGACGGCAGTTTTCAATTTACCGGTCTGGCGCCGGGAATCTGGTATGTGCATTCACAACCCGACGTGTCTTCCGGGTATGCCCAATTGGTAAGGGACTATTATCTGGAGAGCGTCGGCGAGGACCGCAATATCGGCACCCTTACCCTTGAAGATGGCGCTTTGATTACCGGCACGTTTACTGACCCTACCGGCACCCCCATACCTGATATCGAATTTGAATGGGGTGGAAAGTTTGAAGGCGGTGAAGCGGAAACCGAGACCGGCTATTTTGAAATCCGGCTGCCGCTGGGTACCCATTCTTTGACTGTGGAACATGATCAGGATGATGGCGTATACTGCATGCTGCCGGTCCAAATCACGGTGGCAGACACCTCTGTGCCGCAGAGTCTCGGAGACGTGACTCTCTATGATCCCGCTACCGGTGCTACCATTACCGGAACAGTAACCGACAACGGCCTTTATTATGAAGGCGAACTTCAGGTTGTGGCCTTTGCTCATGGCCAGGAATTTACGCCCGATAAAGCAGGTGGCGCGGTTCCCCTGGGTTTTGGAATGCCTGATGAAAGTGGTAATTATACCTTACTCGCACCTCCTTCCGCGACAATTGATCTTTATCTGGTAACAGGTTGGGAAAGCGAGTGCGAGGGCGCCGAGTCTGTGGTGGTGGTTGATTCACTGACAAACATCGCTACGCCGACTGCCGGCCAGGTCCTGACAGGACAAAATCTGGCATACACCAATGAGGGGGGGTACATCAACGCTATTATCGCGGACCGTAACGATCCCATGGCATCCATCTGCCGCGCAAATGCCATACTGTACAGTCAACCCGGTGATGTTTTCGCCGGATTTGCCATGTCTAACGGATGGGGCGATTTCTCTTTTTCTAATGTCCCCGCAGGGGAGTATCGCATCGCCGTTACCCACCCCGACTATCCGGATGAAATCACCTGGAGCCCGGTGTTTACACTTAATGTATCTGACTGGCTCTGGTTTGGTCAGCCTCCTCTTTATTTGGGCGAAGAGACCGCCCCCAACCTGATGGGCTGGGGCCACAACCTCGTGGCGGATTTTGGAGACCGGGGTCTGTGGTTCCACGACGGTACCCAATGGAACTGGATGACCAACCGGGGCCATGTGGGACAAATGGCGGTGTGGGACGGTAAGCTGGTGGTGGATTTCGGACCGGACTACGGTCTGCACTGCTATGACGGCACTTCCTGGACCTGGATGTCCAACAAAGGCGGCGTGAACTTCATGACCGTCTGGAACAACGGCTCAACGGAAAAACTGGTGGTTGACTTTGGCGGGGGCCGCCGTATCTACACGTACAATGGCACCTGGAGCTGGTTTAACAACAAGGACGACGTAAACGGCATGCTCGTCTGGGACAACAAGCTGGTTGTTGATTTTGGGGCCGGCCGGGGTGTGTACAACTACGACACCTCCTGGCACTGGATGTCCAACAAAGACGACGTGGCCACGGCAGTGGTCTGGGACAACGGGTCCACCGAACGCCTGGTGGTGGACTTCGGCGGCGGCCGCCGCGTCTACACCTACAACGGAACCTGGAGCTGGCTCTCCAACAAGGATGATGTCAACGCCATGGAGGTGTGGAACGGCAAACTGGTGGTTGATTTTGGCTCTGGCCGGAGCATGTATAACTATGACACATCCTGGCACTGGATGACCAACAAGGATGACGTGGCCCAAATGGTCACATGGAACGACGGCGTTGAGGACAAGCTGGCCGTTGACTTCGGCGGCGGACGGGGCATGTCTTACTATGACGGCGCATGGAACTGGATGAAAAACGCCAGTGATGTGTCGGAGATGATTGCCTATGAGGGGACCCTCTGGAGCGATCTCCTGGCCGTGGACTTCGGACCGGGAACCGGTGTGTACTACTATGACGACTCCTGGAACTTCATGAAATCCTGGAGCACCGCGGACTGA
- a CDS encoding fibronectin type III domain-containing protein, which translates to MKKITILGIVLAVIIAGVLIFPPLRNKEAEKNPASRPSAPAMVTASPGVRQITLTWQPVAEAAAYNIYWATQSPVTQADKNKITCTDARYIHTGLAGDTTYYYIVTAVNAHGESPASREVSAMAWPPYTVPENAQSAAEAEFERQLMERLMNSEQPSVEPPDTEEPTWDPNAETPPPREEWPDEGRPTWDPNKEAPPPRSEWPGEGETQKWSPHDEPQKFPTPF; encoded by the coding sequence ATGAAAAAAATCACCATCCTCGGCATCGTGCTTGCGGTTATTATCGCCGGCGTTCTGATCTTTCCGCCACTGAGAAATAAAGAAGCTGAAAAAAATCCGGCATCCCGGCCTTCAGCCCCGGCCATGGTTACCGCTTCTCCTGGGGTCCGGCAGATCACCCTGACCTGGCAACCCGTGGCTGAAGCGGCCGCCTACAATATCTACTGGGCCACGCAAAGTCCGGTAACGCAGGCGGACAAAAACAAAATCACCTGTACCGACGCCCGCTATATTCATACCGGCCTGGCCGGCGATACCACCTACTACTACATCGTCACCGCCGTCAACGCCCACGGGGAAAGCCCGGCCAGCCGGGAAGTGTCTGCCATGGCCTGGCCCCCCTACACTGTTCCGGAAAATGCCCAATCCGCGGCAGAGGCCGAATTTGAGCGCCAGTTGATGGAACGGCTGATGAATAGCGAACAGCCCAGCGTGGAACCGCCGGACACCGAAGAACCCACCTGGGACCCTAACGCGGAAACCCCGCCGCCCAGGGAAGAGTGGCCCGATGAAGGCCGGCCCACCTGGGACCCCAACAAGGAGGCCCCCCCGCCCAGAAGCGAATGGCCCGGCGAAGGAGAAACACAGAAGTGGTCTCCCCATGACGAGCCCCAAAAGTTTCCCACGCCTTTCTAA
- a CDS encoding sulfotransferase has product MNGPNFLCIGAHKAGTTWLQKVLETHPDVFLPMKEIHFFDRDPSYPSSNYLAAPSPFTRLMKKKNRTRNIKIARALAKSILTVNTERFRFFSNFFLTVNDQWYPNLFATKRKYKVKGDITPAYSILREEDVQKIRDMNPGMKIIFIMRNPIYRDWSAARYNITEHGHNVNSIKYFDRDEMILRGDYLRTIEHYSKFFPTDQILYCFFEELVETPHEFYNRLCRFLGIAPCAGTFITKQINKSPIQLFNPTIRLYLASRHLAQLKNLADRFGGYCEGWYQEAKKIIEQGVVERQNILFPKVDQNQ; this is encoded by the coding sequence ATGAACGGTCCGAACTTTCTTTGTATAGGCGCCCATAAAGCCGGCACTACCTGGCTGCAAAAAGTACTGGAAACCCATCCGGACGTATTTCTGCCCATGAAGGAGATCCATTTTTTTGACCGGGACCCAAGTTATCCTTCAAGTAACTACTTGGCGGCCCCCAGCCCATTTACTCGGCTGATGAAGAAGAAAAACCGGACCCGAAATATTAAAATCGCCAGGGCACTGGCAAAAAGTATCTTAACTGTCAATACTGAGCGGTTCCGTTTTTTTTCAAACTTTTTTTTAACAGTCAATGATCAATGGTATCCCAACCTTTTTGCGACCAAACGAAAATACAAGGTCAAAGGAGACATCACCCCTGCCTATTCCATTTTACGTGAAGAAGATGTTCAAAAAATCCGGGACATGAACCCTGGCATGAAAATCATTTTTATAATGCGCAACCCCATCTATCGAGACTGGTCAGCTGCCCGTTATAATATTACCGAACATGGCCACAATGTAAATTCAATCAAATATTTTGACAGGGACGAAATGATTTTAAGAGGAGACTATCTGAGAACCATCGAACACTACTCAAAATTTTTCCCGACAGATCAGATTTTATATTGTTTTTTTGAAGAATTAGTTGAAACCCCTCATGAATTCTATAATCGGCTTTGTCGCTTTCTAGGTATTGCGCCTTGTGCCGGGACATTTATTACTAAGCAGATTAACAAAAGCCCCATCCAGCTATTCAACCCGACAATTCGCCTTTATTTGGCCTCCAGGCACCTGGCGCAACTAAAAAATCTAGCGGACCGTTTTGGTGGCTACTGTGAGGGGTGGTATCAGGAGGCTAAAAAAATTATTGAACAAGGGGTTGTGGAAAGGCAAAACATACTATTTCCCAAAGTCGATCAGAATCAATAA